In Halococcus salifodinae DSM 8989, one DNA window encodes the following:
- a CDS encoding ABC transporter ATP-binding protein: MSDGSNETAADDTATDETTANEPATDETTVNEQPSDDATTNGTGADESVSEDATTDDTDGATMDATTAEAHAADSHPDGLLAVSNLDAGYGELQILDGVDLDVGDGEYVTIVGPNGAGKSTVMKTVFGLTTYMDGTVAFDGEDISGNAPERIIRRGLSYVPQNDNVFAGLSVRENLEMGAYILDSVPDEALDDVFERFPILEERQSQRAGTLSGGQQQMLAMGRALMLDPDLLLLDEPSAGLAPDLVDEMFDRVDAINDAGTAVLVVEQNAKEALRRCDRGYVLVQGGNRYTDTGDALLNDEQVRREFLGG; this comes from the coding sequence ATGAGCGACGGATCCAACGAGACCGCAGCCGACGACACCGCGACCGACGAGACGACCGCCAACGAACCCGCGACCGACGAAACGACGGTCAACGAACAGCCATCCGACGACGCCACGACGAACGGAACGGGAGCCGACGAGAGCGTGAGCGAAGACGCGACGACCGACGACACCGACGGCGCAACGATGGACGCGACTACCGCCGAGGCGCACGCGGCCGACAGCCACCCCGACGGCTTGCTCGCGGTGTCGAACCTCGATGCGGGCTACGGCGAACTCCAGATCCTTGACGGGGTCGACCTCGATGTCGGCGACGGCGAGTACGTCACCATCGTCGGGCCGAACGGTGCGGGAAAGTCGACGGTGATGAAGACCGTCTTCGGGCTGACGACGTACATGGACGGGACGGTTGCATTCGACGGCGAGGACATCAGCGGTAACGCCCCCGAGAGGATCATCCGGCGCGGCTTGAGCTACGTCCCCCAGAACGACAACGTGTTCGCGGGGCTCTCGGTCCGCGAGAACCTCGAAATGGGGGCGTACATCCTCGATTCGGTGCCCGACGAGGCGCTCGACGACGTGTTCGAGCGGTTCCCGATCCTCGAAGAGCGCCAGTCCCAGCGTGCGGGCACGCTGTCGGGCGGCCAACAGCAGATGCTGGCGATGGGGCGGGCGCTGATGCTCGATCCCGACCTCCTGCTGCTCGACGAACCGTCGGCGGGGCTCGCGCCGGATCTCGTCGACGAGATGTTCGATCGGGTCGACGCGATCAACGACGCCGGAACCGCGGTGCTCGTGGTCGAACAGAACGCGAAGGAAGCGCTCAGACGCTGCGATCGTGGGTACGTCCTCGTCCAGGGCGGGAATCGCTACACCGACACCGGTGACGCGCTGCTCAACGACGAGCAGGTCCGCCGGGAGTTCCTCGGCGGCTGA
- a CDS encoding phosphoglycerate kinase: MIRTLDDLDAEGVAVGVRIDINSPVSGGELADDARLRAHVDTLAELLDCGARVAILAHQGRPGGDDFARLAAHADRLDELLDHPVDYCDATFSSAARDRVAALDVGEAVVLENTRFYAEEYMEFEPERAADTHLVRGLAPALDVYLNDAFAAAHRSQPSLVGFPTRLPSYAGRVMERELDVLGAIEETPTPRVYVLGGAKVGDSIGVARSVLERDLADTVLTAGVIGNVCLLAGGAELGDATAEFVYDAGYWDEIDRAGDLLDAHDEIAVPEDVAVERDGDRHEVAVADLPAEIDAPAMDVGSRTIATYGEIIENAGTVILNGPAGVFEEEPFAEGTRGLYEAATRAEQSIVGGGDTAAAVRQLGLDGFDHISTGGGAALTLLTGDALPAVEALR, from the coding sequence ATGATACGAACCCTCGACGACCTCGATGCTGAGGGCGTCGCCGTCGGGGTCCGCATCGATATCAACAGCCCGGTCTCGGGGGGCGAACTCGCCGACGACGCCCGACTCCGTGCGCACGTCGACACGCTCGCGGAGCTGCTCGACTGCGGCGCGCGGGTGGCGATCCTCGCCCACCAGGGCCGGCCCGGTGGCGACGATTTCGCGAGGCTCGCCGCCCACGCCGACCGACTCGACGAGCTGCTCGATCACCCTGTCGACTACTGTGACGCCACCTTTTCGTCGGCGGCGCGCGATCGGGTCGCGGCGCTCGATGTCGGGGAAGCCGTCGTGCTCGAAAACACCCGGTTCTACGCCGAGGAGTACATGGAGTTCGAGCCCGAACGCGCGGCCGACACCCATCTCGTCCGCGGACTCGCGCCCGCACTCGACGTCTACCTCAACGACGCGTTCGCGGCCGCCCACCGCTCACAGCCCTCGCTCGTCGGCTTTCCCACACGCCTGCCGAGCTACGCCGGCCGGGTGATGGAACGCGAACTCGATGTGTTGGGAGCGATCGAGGAGACCCCCACACCCCGGGTGTACGTGCTCGGCGGCGCGAAAGTCGGCGACTCGATCGGGGTGGCCCGGAGCGTGCTCGAACGCGATCTCGCCGACACCGTCCTCACGGCGGGCGTGATCGGCAACGTCTGCCTGCTCGCCGGCGGAGCCGAACTCGGTGACGCGACTGCGGAGTTCGTCTACGATGCGGGCTACTGGGACGAGATCGACCGCGCGGGCGATCTGCTCGACGCGCACGACGAGATCGCCGTCCCCGAGGACGTCGCAGTCGAGCGCGACGGCGATCGCCACGAAGTTGCGGTCGCGGACCTCCCGGCCGAAATCGACGCCCCTGCGATGGACGTCGGGAGCCGAACGATCGCGACCTACGGCGAGATCATCGAGAACGCGGGCACGGTGATCCTGAACGGACCGGCGGGCGTCTTCGAGGAGGAACCGTTCGCCGAGGGAACACGGGGCCTCTACGAGGCCGCGACGCGGGCCGAGCAGAGCATCGTCGGCGGTGGCGACACCGCGGCGGCGGTCCGACAGTTGGGTCTCGACGGGTTCGATCACATCAGCACCGGCGGCGGCGCGGCGCTCACGCTCCTGACCGGCGACGCGCTTCCCGCTGTCGAGGCGCTCCGGTAG
- a CDS encoding branched-chain amino acid ABC transporter permease, with amino-acid sequence MGISETYNRGRSFVVEQPFEVIAGVVGVLLIVDLATKLMNGSLSVLSLSLFLKDGLIQGLVIALAGVGLSMTYSLLGFANFAHGDYITAGAFAGWATTYVIGGLGALPIADLFLVGVSGEANAGTVGVSIVSTPIAVLVGLVVAIAFTAGLALLVDRLVYKPMRSEEGITLLIASIGVALALRYLLAFVFGTSRPGVTGGDIPGITLSDIEILGISPIPIAIRLNAHEATLAIGAIALMVGVHVLLQYTKLGTAMRAMADNRDLARVTGIPTERVVRATWIIGGGLTGAAGYLVTLETGTIAFDFGWILLLLIFAAVILGGIGSVYGAMFGGLTIGIASTVSLVWLPSEFTTAAAFAVMILILVLRPAGLFGGVTTA; translated from the coding sequence ATGGGCATTTCTGAGACCTACAACCGTGGCCGGAGTTTCGTCGTCGAGCAACCGTTCGAGGTCATCGCTGGCGTCGTCGGTGTACTGTTGATCGTCGATCTCGCCACCAAGCTGATGAACGGTTCGCTGTCGGTGCTCAGCCTCTCGCTCTTCCTGAAGGACGGGCTGATACAGGGCCTGGTGATCGCGCTCGCGGGCGTCGGGCTCTCGATGACGTACTCGTTGCTGGGCTTTGCGAACTTCGCCCACGGCGATTACATCACGGCGGGAGCCTTCGCGGGCTGGGCAACGACGTACGTGATCGGGGGGCTCGGCGCGCTCCCCATCGCCGATCTCTTCCTGGTCGGCGTCAGCGGCGAGGCCAACGCGGGCACCGTCGGTGTGAGCATCGTCTCGACGCCGATCGCGGTGCTCGTCGGTCTCGTCGTCGCGATCGCCTTTACTGCCGGACTCGCGCTCCTCGTCGATCGGCTCGTCTACAAACCGATGCGGAGCGAGGAAGGGATCACGCTACTCATCGCGAGCATCGGGGTCGCGCTCGCGCTCAGATACCTGCTCGCGTTCGTTTTCGGAACCAGCCGACCGGGCGTCACCGGCGGGGACATTCCGGGAATCACTCTCTCCGACATCGAAATCCTCGGTATTTCACCGATCCCGATCGCCATCCGGCTGAACGCTCACGAGGCCACGCTCGCGATCGGGGCCATCGCGCTGATGGTCGGCGTTCACGTGCTGCTCCAGTACACCAAACTCGGGACCGCGATGCGCGCGATGGCGGACAACCGCGATCTCGCACGCGTCACCGGGATTCCGACCGAGCGGGTCGTGCGCGCGACGTGGATCATCGGCGGCGGGCTGACCGGCGCGGCGGGCTATCTCGTCACACTCGAAACGGGCACGATCGCGTTCGACTTCGGCTGGATCCTCCTCCTGCTGATCTTCGCCGCAGTCATCCTCGGCGGGATCGGCTCAGTGTATGGGGCGATGTTCGGCGGGCTCACGATCGGGATCGCGAGCACCGTCTCGCTGGTCTGGCTCCCCTCGGAGTTCACCACCGCGGCCGCCTTCGCGGTGATGATCCTGATCCTCGTCCTGCGACCGGCGGGGCTGTTCGGTGGGGTGACGACCGCATGA
- a CDS encoding ABC transporter ATP-binding protein — protein MSDTADSTTQTDTRNAIEGEDGPENIEEIDPDDESDVERAARETPPGRPLRVNNLRKEFGGLTAVDDASFDVEAGSLTGLIGPNGAGKSTTFDCITGVHHPTSGSVHLHDEEITGLQPYQIADRGLVRTFQIARELEEMTVLENMMLAPRAQRGESLWRSVLPGTRGGVRDQERELRERAWETLEFFEIDHLAEEYAGNLSGGQRKLLEMARALLTDPEVVLLDEPLAGVNPTLEEKLLDRIHDLREEGYTFLLVEHDMDVIMENCERVIVMHRGRVLADDAPAAIRENEQVIDAYLGANV, from the coding sequence ATGAGCGACACGGCCGATTCCACGACTCAAACCGACACCCGGAACGCGATCGAGGGTGAGGACGGGCCAGAGAACATCGAGGAGATCGATCCCGACGACGAGTCCGACGTCGAGCGCGCGGCGCGCGAGACGCCGCCTGGCCGTCCGCTCCGGGTCAACAATCTCCGCAAGGAGTTCGGTGGACTGACCGCGGTCGACGACGCGAGCTTCGATGTCGAGGCAGGGTCGCTCACCGGGCTGATCGGCCCGAACGGCGCGGGGAAGTCGACCACGTTCGACTGCATCACCGGCGTCCACCACCCGACCAGCGGCTCGGTCCACCTCCACGACGAGGAGATCACCGGCCTCCAGCCCTACCAGATCGCCGACCGCGGGCTGGTCCGGACCTTCCAGATCGCGCGCGAGCTGGAAGAGATGACCGTCCTCGAGAACATGATGCTCGCACCGCGGGCCCAGCGCGGCGAGTCGCTCTGGCGGTCGGTGCTGCCCGGCACACGGGGAGGCGTTCGCGACCAGGAGCGCGAACTCCGCGAGCGGGCGTGGGAGACCCTGGAGTTCTTCGAAATCGATCACCTCGCCGAGGAGTACGCGGGCAACCTCTCGGGTGGCCAGCGAAAACTCCTCGAAATGGCGCGGGCGCTGCTCACCGATCCCGAAGTCGTCCTGCTCGACGAACCGCTCGCGGGGGTGAATCCCACCCTGGAGGAGAAACTCCTCGATCGCATCCACGACCTCCGCGAGGAGGGGTACACCTTCCTGCTGGTCGAACACGACATGGACGTCATCATGGAGAACTGCGAGCGCGTCATCGTGATGCATCGCGGGCGCGTGCTCGCCGACGACGCGCCCGCGGCGATCAGGGAGAACGAACAGGTCATCGACGCCTACCTCGGAGCCAACGTATGA
- a CDS encoding LeuA family protein translates to MQLTDVTLREGDQMPGREFTAEAKIECARALDDLGVPFVQPGFPATGEKDQEVISELAGTTDADVVALARALESDIDAALETDADVIETFVSASDRHLEHLLGVSRAKMLSMLGEAVDYIHDHGVTAHITLADAFRTDRDQLVEIVDTVPDVAFVSLADTVGARTPGTVEECLDGLDGHVAFDRLGVHFHDDMGCATANALAAYRAGIGKTDVSVGGLGERAGNTALEEFAVACAVDHDDDLGLAADTLVPTCRGVLDTLGEPYGDRKAILGTAIAGHESGIHTAAMLSDPATLEPFDPERFGGERRLVFGKPTGEGGARRLLERAGIDPDGETVAAYLDTLAAAGPLDLDAALALAEREFGS, encoded by the coding sequence ATGCAGTTGACCGACGTCACGCTCCGCGAGGGCGACCAGATGCCCGGCCGGGAGTTCACTGCCGAAGCGAAGATCGAGTGCGCCCGGGCGCTCGACGACCTCGGGGTGCCGTTCGTCCAGCCTGGCTTCCCCGCGACCGGCGAGAAGGACCAAGAAGTCATCAGTGAGCTTGCCGGGACGACCGACGCCGACGTCGTCGCGCTCGCGCGCGCCCTCGAAAGCGACATCGACGCCGCCCTGGAAACCGACGCCGACGTGATCGAGACGTTCGTCTCGGCCTCCGACCGTCACCTCGAACACCTGCTCGGCGTATCGAGAGCGAAGATGCTGTCGATGCTCGGCGAGGCCGTCGACTACATCCACGATCACGGCGTCACGGCCCACATCACGCTCGCCGACGCCTTCCGGACCGATCGTGACCAACTCGTCGAGATCGTCGACACGGTGCCGGACGTGGCGTTCGTGTCGCTGGCCGACACCGTCGGCGCGCGAACGCCCGGGACCGTCGAGGAGTGTCTCGACGGACTCGACGGTCACGTTGCGTTCGATCGGCTCGGCGTCCACTTCCACGACGACATGGGGTGTGCGACGGCCAACGCGCTCGCGGCCTACCGCGCGGGCATCGGGAAGACGGACGTCAGCGTCGGGGGCCTCGGCGAGCGCGCGGGCAACACCGCGCTCGAAGAGTTCGCGGTCGCCTGCGCCGTGGACCACGACGACGATCTCGGCCTCGCGGCCGACACGCTCGTCCCGACCTGTCGCGGCGTCCTCGACACGCTCGGGGAGCCCTACGGCGATCGCAAGGCGATTCTGGGTACGGCGATCGCCGGACACGAGTCCGGTATCCACACCGCGGCGATGCTGTCCGATCCCGCGACGCTCGAACCGTTCGACCCCGAACGATTCGGCGGGGAGCGACGCCTCGTGTTCGGGAAGCCGACCGGCGAGGGCGGCGCACGCCGGCTCCTCGAACGGGCGGGTATCGATCCCGACGGCGAAACCGTGGCTGCGTACCTCGATACGCTGGCTGCGGCGGGCCCGCTCGATCTCGACGCGGCGCTTGCACTCGCCGAGCGGGAGTTCGGTTCGTAG
- a CDS encoding helix-turn-helix domain-containing protein, with protein MFEAEIHLQQHKPCVVSQLAAEFDTAIEIAIEELHDELVTFVIELDERLTGVLDRLTDSDQVHHAEGLGDGNFLVTKTSCGAYSAIERNHGILRRPNVVDANRRVYTVLFFRREDLRAMIEAFRKIGTVTLGKLAPFEDGGVRLTDRQHEVIEHALAAGYFEWPREVTSDELAAELDISRATLLEHLRKAESKLLTDALDSMTTEAEPSIRSESATPRK; from the coding sequence ATGTTCGAGGCAGAAATCCATCTCCAGCAACACAAGCCCTGCGTCGTCTCCCAGCTCGCGGCGGAGTTCGACACGGCGATCGAGATCGCGATCGAGGAGCTCCACGACGAGCTGGTGACGTTCGTCATCGAACTCGACGAGCGGCTGACGGGCGTGCTGGACCGGCTGACCGACTCCGACCAGGTACACCACGCCGAGGGGCTCGGTGACGGCAACTTCCTCGTCACCAAGACCTCCTGTGGCGCGTACTCGGCCATCGAGCGGAACCACGGCATCCTCCGCCGGCCCAACGTCGTCGACGCCAACCGCCGGGTGTACACCGTGCTCTTCTTTCGCCGCGAGGACCTGCGCGCCATGATCGAGGCGTTCCGGAAGATCGGTACCGTGACCCTCGGGAAGCTCGCGCCGTTCGAGGACGGCGGCGTTCGGCTCACCGACCGACAGCACGAGGTCATCGAGCACGCACTCGCCGCGGGCTATTTCGAGTGGCCACGCGAGGTCACGAGCGACGAACTCGCTGCCGAACTCGACATCAGTCGCGCCACGCTTCTCGAACACCTCCGCAAGGCCGAGTCGAAGCTTCTCACCGATGCCCTCGATTCGATGACGACCGAGGCGGAGCCGTCGATCCGCTCGGAGTCCGCGACGCCACGAAAATAA
- a CDS encoding isochorismatase family protein: MTETNWIEDTEQLYADRDFGGTVGIGEQPALLVIDLINAFTDPDTDLGSDVESVLARTEQLLDTFREHDLPRYFTTVAYEESYGDAGQFIEKVPALRELERGTDAVAVDDRIAPVGDERVILKKYASAFFGTDLETELTTHRVDTLVLAGVTTSGCVRATAVDSLQHGYRTIVPADAVGDRAEGPHEANLFDIDAKYGDVVTTESVLESIDDDHRSTP, encoded by the coding sequence ATGACAGAGACGAACTGGATCGAGGACACCGAACAGCTGTACGCCGACCGCGACTTCGGCGGCACGGTCGGTATCGGCGAACAGCCCGCGCTGCTCGTCATCGATCTCATCAACGCCTTCACCGATCCCGACACCGATCTCGGCTCGGACGTCGAGTCGGTGCTTGCCCGGACCGAGCAGTTGCTAGACACGTTCCGCGAGCACGACCTTCCGCGGTACTTCACCACCGTCGCCTACGAGGAGTCGTACGGCGACGCCGGGCAGTTCATCGAGAAGGTGCCCGCGCTCCGCGAACTCGAACGTGGGACCGACGCGGTCGCGGTCGACGACCGGATCGCCCCGGTCGGCGACGAACGGGTCATTCTCAAGAAGTACGCGAGCGCGTTCTTCGGGACCGATCTCGAAACCGAACTCACCACCCACCGCGTCGACACGCTGGTGCTCGCGGGCGTGACGACCAGCGGGTGCGTTCGCGCGACCGCCGTCGACAGCCTCCAGCACGGCTACCGCACCATCGTCCCCGCCGACGCCGTCGGGGACCGCGCCGAGGGCCCGCATGAAGCCAACCTCTTCGACATCGACGCGAAGTACGGCGACGTCGTCACGACCGAGTCGGTACTGGAGTCGATCGACGACGACCATCGGAGCACACCATGA
- a CDS encoding acyltransferase, with the protein MDLGALVRRTSLGDVMGELSLGALREADRKRLHRSVREIGVRGGVKSVYYSLRHTGRPIAFVFDKRTSVAIARDATIDIPALFLLGPSAPRVVHRTLGGSRLFVTAEGTIRTTTDSAARIGPGSLLNIQGELSIGQSHLSGQARLYCRDAITIGDGCGIGWAVEILDNNGMQDVWIDGEKRPKTGPVEIGDDVWIGHHTTVSRGVTIGDGAVVASNSAVLDDVPSKTLVAGNPAEVVREDVHWER; encoded by the coding sequence ATGGATCTCGGTGCGCTGGTGAGACGGACGAGTCTCGGTGACGTGATGGGTGAGTTGTCTCTCGGGGCACTCCGGGAAGCGGACCGTAAGCGGCTTCATCGCTCCGTTCGAGAGATCGGGGTCCGTGGCGGAGTGAAAAGTGTCTACTATTCGCTTCGACATACAGGACGGCCGATCGCGTTCGTCTTCGACAAACGGACGAGTGTCGCGATCGCTCGCGATGCGACGATCGACATCCCGGCGTTGTTCCTGCTCGGACCGTCGGCTCCCAGAGTCGTCCATCGGACACTCGGTGGCTCCCGACTGTTCGTCACTGCCGAGGGAACGATTCGGACGACGACCGACAGCGCCGCACGCATCGGTCCCGGATCGTTGTTGAACATTCAAGGCGAACTCTCGATCGGGCAGTCTCATCTGAGCGGCCAAGCACGACTCTACTGCCGGGACGCGATCACGATCGGCGACGGCTGTGGTATCGGCTGGGCAGTCGAGATCCTCGACAACAACGGGATGCAAGACGTCTGGATCGACGGCGAGAAGCGACCGAAGACCGGGCCGGTCGAGATCGGCGACGACGTGTGGATCGGCCACCATACGACGGTCTCGCGGGGAGTGACTATCGGCGACGGCGCGGTGGTCGCAAGCAACAGTGCCGTACTCGACGATGTCCCATCGAAAACGCTCGTCGCCGGCAACCCTGCGGAAGTCGTCCGAGAAGACGTCCACTGGGAGCGCTGA
- a CDS encoding CaiB/BaiF CoA transferase family protein, producing the protein MTARERQGPLDGLRVIDMSGMISGAFATTMLGDFGADVVMIEHPETGDPIREWPQKTEDGVSLSWKSLGRNKRCITLDLGSERGREIALDLIEDADAVYENFRPGTMERWGLGPDDVHAVNERAIMVRLSGYGQTGPKSQKPGFGTIAEGVSGWAHANGFPDREPLLPPVSLADIQAAQFALQATLMAIFERDLGRGGSGEGQVIDVSLTEPLWRIFFGEVEAYDRMGHVRERTGNQHPNTAPRNIYETADGYLTMSASNQKIFERVAETIDKEWLIDDERFADNATRVANSEPLNAEIKEWTRERTTDEAIETLEANDAIVGPVYDMHDIFEDEQFEARDDIIEVDDPDVGAIKTFGLVPKFSRTPGAVEFLGPRHGEHNREVYHGELGLSETELAELRDEGII; encoded by the coding sequence ATGACTGCACGCGAACGCCAGGGACCGCTCGACGGCCTGCGGGTCATCGACATGTCGGGGATGATCAGCGGTGCCTTCGCGACGACGATGCTGGGCGATTTCGGTGCCGACGTGGTGATGATCGAGCACCCCGAGACTGGCGACCCCATCCGGGAGTGGCCACAAAAGACCGAAGACGGAGTCTCGCTGTCGTGGAAATCGCTTGGCCGGAACAAGCGGTGTATCACGCTCGATCTCGGCTCCGAGCGCGGCCGCGAGATCGCGCTCGACCTCATCGAGGACGCCGACGCCGTCTACGAGAACTTCCGTCCTGGGACGATGGAGCGGTGGGGACTCGGCCCCGACGACGTGCACGCGGTCAACGAGCGGGCGATCATGGTCCGGCTCTCGGGCTACGGCCAGACCGGCCCGAAATCCCAGAAACCGGGCTTCGGCACCATCGCCGAGGGCGTTTCGGGCTGGGCGCACGCCAACGGGTTCCCCGACCGCGAGCCGCTGCTCCCACCGGTCAGCCTCGCGGACATCCAGGCCGCTCAGTTCGCGCTCCAGGCGACGCTGATGGCGATCTTCGAGCGCGACCTCGGGCGCGGCGGCAGCGGCGAGGGCCAGGTCATCGACGTCTCGCTGACCGAGCCGCTGTGGCGGATCTTCTTCGGCGAGGTCGAGGCGTACGACCGGATGGGCCACGTCCGCGAGCGTACCGGGAACCAGCACCCGAACACCGCCCCGCGGAACATCTACGAGACCGCGGACGGCTACCTGACGATGTCGGCCTCGAACCAGAAGATCTTCGAGCGGGTCGCCGAGACGATCGACAAGGAGTGGCTGATCGACGACGAGCGCTTCGCGGACAACGCCACCCGCGTCGCGAACAGCGAACCGCTCAACGCCGAAATCAAGGAATGGACGAGAGAAAGAACCACCGACGAGGCCATCGAGACGCTCGAAGCCAACGACGCCATCGTCGGGCCGGTCTACGATATGCACGACATCTTCGAAGACGAGCAGTTCGAGGCTCGCGACGACATCATCGAGGTCGACGATCCCGACGTCGGCGCGATCAAGACGTTCGGCCTCGTCCCGAAGTTCTCGCGCACGCCCGGCGCGGTGGAGTTCCTCGGCCCACGCCACGGCGAGCACAACCGCGAGGTCTACCACGGCGAGCTCGGTCTCTCGGAGACGGAGCTGGCCGAGCTCCGGGACGAGGGGATCATCTGA
- a CDS encoding branched-chain amino acid ABC transporter permease yields the protein MSTADRLSERLGGSDAGLILGVMAGLYVLFIVFGLILGLDVGGIASTLQRLTFLAAVYALLALALNLQWGYAGLFNIGVAGFMAVGAYTMAMLTAPVDPQVGGIPGLGLPLWAGIIGGMAAAALVGGITALPALRLRADYLAIVTLALSEIIRLIYNSTTFQSFSVAGRELGTGGASGIPGPINPVRDLYYTDPASSASPPTAFGEAMFGFFGGFGLNGPTVVDWTYTLVLVVFVGLFYLLLTRVGNSPFGRVLKAIREDEIVASSLGKNTRWFKIKVFMLGCALMGLAGILWQGSQALITPALFLPIVTFYVFIALMIGGSGSNTGSVIGGALFAGLLFLGPTFVGRIVDSSFSLGGAPNTFTAAVAALGSFDITPLIAYALDNISVLRFVLLGVVLVVLMQRRPEGLLGHRKEPAAAVDLSRRSVSGDDSAGAARADGGVSDATDAASDEGGEDE from the coding sequence ATGAGCACCGCCGACCGACTGTCCGAGCGGCTCGGTGGCTCCGACGCCGGGCTGATCCTCGGGGTCATGGCCGGGCTCTACGTGCTGTTCATCGTCTTCGGCCTGATACTCGGTCTCGACGTCGGCGGGATCGCGAGCACCCTCCAACGGCTGACCTTTCTCGCGGCGGTGTACGCACTGCTCGCGCTCGCGCTGAATCTCCAGTGGGGGTACGCAGGACTGTTCAACATCGGCGTCGCGGGGTTCATGGCGGTCGGGGCGTACACGATGGCGATGTTGACCGCGCCGGTCGATCCCCAGGTCGGCGGGATTCCGGGGCTCGGTCTCCCGCTGTGGGCCGGGATCATTGGCGGAATGGCCGCCGCCGCGCTGGTCGGCGGGATCACGGCGCTGCCTGCGCTCCGACTCCGGGCGGACTATCTCGCGATCGTCACGCTCGCGCTCTCGGAGATCATCCGGCTGATCTACAACTCGACGACGTTCCAGTCCTTCTCGGTCGCCGGAAGGGAGCTGGGAACCGGCGGCGCGAGCGGCATCCCCGGTCCGATCAACCCCGTTCGCGATCTCTACTACACCGACCCAGCCAGTTCGGCGTCGCCACCGACCGCGTTCGGCGAGGCGATGTTCGGCTTCTTCGGCGGCTTCGGGCTCAACGGCCCGACCGTGGTCGACTGGACGTACACCCTCGTGCTCGTGGTGTTCGTCGGACTGTTCTATCTCCTCTTGACCCGGGTCGGCAACTCGCCGTTCGGCCGGGTACTGAAGGCGATCCGCGAGGACGAGATCGTGGCGAGTTCGCTCGGGAAGAACACCCGGTGGTTCAAGATCAAGGTGTTCATGCTCGGGTGTGCGCTGATGGGGCTCGCCGGGATCCTCTGGCAGGGCAGCCAGGCGCTGATCACGCCCGCCCTGTTCCTCCCGATCGTCACCTTCTACGTGTTCATCGCGCTGATGATCGGCGGGTCGGGCTCGAACACCGGGAGCGTCATCGGCGGTGCGCTCTTTGCGGGATTACTCTTTCTCGGCCCGACGTTCGTGGGACGGATCGTCGACAGTTCGTTCAGTCTCGGCGGTGCCCCGAACACGTTCACCGCCGCGGTCGCGGCGCTCGGCTCGTTCGACATCACGCCGCTGATCGCCTATGCGCTCGACAACATCAGCGTGCTCCGGTTCGTGCTCCTCGGCGTCGTGCTGGTCGTCCTGATGCAGCGCCGCCCCGAAGGACTGCTCGGCCATCGGAAGGAGCCGGCGGCCGCCGTCGATCTCTCCCGACGCAGCGTGTCGGGGGACGACTCCGCTGGAGCCGCCCGGGCCGACGGTGGGGTGTCGGATGCGACCGACGCAGCCAGCGATGAAGGAGGTGAGGACGAATGA
- a CDS encoding GNAT family N-acetyltransferase, with protein sequence MRIESPDTDDAEAIADQWVALAREQRAFGSHLLAEANRATIRDAIVRHIVAGELLVARVDGDETNADAANTAVANTDDSNAETTDTNEIVGFVMFGPEGDRYRQDVSRGIVRNVVVTPDRRNEGIGAALLAAAESALHESGFEAVGLSVLADNDAARRFYRRAGYTPHRIDLEKRLESDTDKPEEG encoded by the coding sequence GTGCGGATCGAATCGCCCGACACCGACGACGCCGAGGCGATCGCCGATCAGTGGGTCGCGCTGGCGCGCGAGCAACGTGCGTTCGGCTCACATCTCCTCGCCGAGGCCAACCGGGCGACGATCCGCGACGCGATCGTCCGTCACATCGTCGCCGGCGAGTTGCTGGTCGCCCGTGTCGACGGTGACGAGACGAACGCGGATGCGGCGAACACGGCTGTAGCGAACACGGATGATTCGAACGCGGAAACAACAGACACGAACGAGATCGTGGGGTTCGTGATGTTCGGCCCAGAGGGTGATCGCTATCGACAGGACGTCTCGCGTGGGATCGTCCGGAACGTCGTCGTGACTCCAGACCGGCGCAACGAGGGGATCGGGGCGGCGTTGCTCGCGGCAGCCGAATCGGCGCTCCACGAATCCGGGTTCGAGGCCGTTGGGCTCTCGGTGCTCGCGGACAACGACGCGGCCCGCCGGTTCTACCGCCGTGCCGGATACACGCCCCATCGGATCGACCTCGAAAAGCGGCTCGAAAGCGACACCGACAAACCCGAGGAGGGGTAA